Genomic DNA from Cloeon dipterum chromosome 3, ieCloDipt1.1, whole genome shotgun sequence:
TCATGTTATCGAGATTATGACAAAAGCTGTGCAAATATGTTCGACTTTATTTTGTGAAAGGTCATTACTCTTCCTTTCCTaagaggaatttaaaatcttataCAAAATATGtaccttttttcatttgactTTATAAGgtcatgttatttttttcactttttggaCTTTTTGCTTAAAGACTTAGTCTAACTTAACCCGATTCTTGCACGCTTGAATGGACAATTCTGTAACTAATCTATTATGTGGGGTCCAAAGTGTATGCACTTTCGGAAGTTCAAACCGACCACTTTGTTAACCGCTTGCAGTATATATACGCGTTTACCAGCGCTGCCTCGCTGCTTGATTGGTTTTTTTGAGAGTTGTTTTAACTCACCTCGTTTCGGGGTTGTCCCAGGGCAGGACTCCCACACAGTAAATCCtaaatacaatattttcttaaagtgAATTTATATCCAATAgctaaaatgtgtttaaatcTAATAGGagagttttgaaattgataaaaaatgtgtgtggAGTTTAAGAAAGATATTGTTCAAAATGAAGATTGGAGGACTcaaacgaattaaaattactgcattctaaaaaaatttaaatccatcataatacaatttatatggcactataataatttaaatcttgaaaCAATGAATATCACGTCATCCATTCTACTTAATGGTTATATAGATCGATCCTTGCAACGCAGTTCACAGAAACCAATAGAGTCTGATTTGAAGGACAAACAAAGTGGCGACACGACGGAAAACTGACGGAAAATCAATCAACACAACACACAACACGGTGCTGTGCAAAGTAAGGAAGGAAATATCGCACCAAATGAACGTAGTTTCTGCTGCTGGCCTCGTCCCAGCTCTTCGCCGCCCAGGACATCCCGAGGGCCATGGATACGACCTCGGCCATGCCAGGGTCCGAGCGGCGGCCGCCATGCTCGGACAGGCTGTCCAAGACGCGTTTCCAGCCGGCCATTCAACCACTGACCACGACTGGAAGAACGCCACGTGTGGCGTCACGAAAATCGAGAAAGCGGCACAGAGGCGAATGGGGTGGTCAAAAGTGACGTCACAGTGGTCACGCCAACCCTTCCACAATATTGACCGACCACCGGCCAGATTGAGAGTGATAAGACCGGCTTATGACTCAAGATCGAGGCCACGCCGGCAAAAAGAGCTTGCGAAGTTCTGGCGCacatgcaaatttcaaattgcgtGTGTTGTTGAGCCACATTCAGTAATTATTCTCGCTAGGGTTTAATCGATGGATTTGTCTTCATTTGTGCTCGTTCTTGCTTTAGATCGGAAGAGCATTAACTTTTGAGAATAACTGTTATTTTACAATCTCTTACTCCTTGTCAGATCAGTACCGCTGCTCTGATGAAAGCAAAGGTGCTCTTATCtgcaataaaatgtattatacTTTATAACAATACTTAAATTGCGTGggtaattatttataatcctccaatgtatttatttgactTCCAACTGGGATTGAAGCTGAAAGTATTTTTGCAGTACACATACCACTCAAaaaggatattaaaaataccatAACAGCTAATTAAATCTAACACGACAACACATCCTGCGTTATTTGATATTTGGATGTATTTTGAGAAGAGCTTGATTTTTGGGACACGCGACACATCAAAGGATGAACAGCGTGAATGCCACTGCGTCAAAATTgtgggaaaaatattaaggaaAACATCCGTCCTCTTGTAAAAATTTCGATGAAAAATGGCACCTGTCTCGTCCTATTATGAATCGAGCATTTCCTCCAGAAACATCTCGAGCGCGGCGAAATCAAGGCCCCGCCGTTCGTTTCAAAGGTGAATGTTGTCTTTTTCAATATCACGGTCCTCGCACTCTCTCCAGCAATAAAGTCATCAAAATGCAGGCCTGTTTGGATAGCTTTCGTTCTCTTAATACCACAGAAACCGACGCGCATCACTGACGACGAAATTTTCACTAATATTATGACGCATCTCGCTGTAAAAATGACCACAGCAAAAACACCTCCGACATGAGTTAGTCCTATTTTTTGTCGATTTAAATTACTGATGATTTGAAtagtttgaatcaattttaccAAACTTACTTAATCTTATTTGAGAGCTTAAAGTAAATTAGTAATTCTAATCTAGAAATTCAAACATACCAAAGCCTTTCTTCCCTACAAAATAACGTGATCAGGAcgaaatagattaaaaatataagcaaATACTGTATAAGAAATTTATACTAAAAACCGCAGTTATgtctgttaatttaatttagttttaaatagtcAATGACCCGTTTTCCCTTGTCGCCTGATCATTGTGGTTCCGAGAATTATGAATTCGTTTTCCTTCTTCGTCTTTTCAAAGGCCCGGAGTTCCCAGCCGTTAAAACGATGCTGGCGACGTGAAACGCATTGTGCTCGAAATTGAATCGATCCTCGGGCTAAATTATAACGGCGCGTCGAGAAATGCAAACTGCTGACGAGAGCTAATAAATGGTTGCCGATCCTTTGTGGCGCGCGCTACCATTTCCCACTTGGTACCTttatgtgcaaaaatttattccaaaaaggGCATTAATATCCAAGCCAGGGTGAAGAACCGAGTGGTGTCAAGAACCGAGATGCGTCATAATATTAGTGCAATGAAACGAGCTCAAAGTAAGAGGGAAACTGATCTAGCCAAAGGCTAAGCCTCTCGAGCCACGCTGGTCGCCCAGGTCGCATGCCCTTATATGTGCAAACCCTGAGTGACTCATTCCCCTGACGGTGTGGAAGGTGAAAACTCTGTAGCAGCAGCGGCACCACCAAGGCCGTGACTCGTAGAGTGGGACCAAAGACGACGTTGGAGATAATCCACGCGTTCAGTACACACTCACTGACTCACATCGATTTCGCGAATAAAAGTCACTTGCGAGCCAAAGTTGTGTCGGCTGCTAATTTCTTCTGCTTTATTTCTTGGTATCTATTTGGtatctattattatttaattgaagagGCCCTCGATATTTTCGtgtaaattgtatattttataatcagtgtaaacaaaatatatttatgctcTTTAGTCAGTcttcaaaataatgataataatactTATTTGTATAACTATACTCAAGTTTCATTAATcattaacataaattttagataataGCAACTTACTTGTAATGATTgaacataataattttcttgttaaatgGCGACGAGCTTGAGGATTTTagaacatatatttttataaaattaaagaatatatcatatttgctttatttatttttatttttaggtgaATTCGAGCACAATTTCTACTGCTCCTAATGAGCGCTCATTGATAATTATAACGCAAAGTGCGAAAGCAAGAAAAGAGTGACCGCACACAAAGGTGGTTTCAAACGACCTGAAGAAGCACCTCACCTAGTTTAGCCGCGTTTCGCGCTCCGCGGCTCACCCACTTTTAcgctattaatttaattaagaccATTGTTCATCATCTCTCTACAGCGGCGGCCAATTAAGAATGCCATACGCTGTTTGTTcgtgataaaaaatagttatggCTCGAGTCAATTGAAGGAGAGATTAATAGTGCAGAAATTGAGAGCCTCGCGGCTCagcaaaagtaaataatacgCCACTTGACTTGACAAAAACAGAGAAGCAAACTGCTAGAAGGCACACTGCAAATATGGCAGTGATGACCGTGTAGGCTACTAGGGATTTTgctttatgcaaataaataattaacgcCGAGAGTAATAACAGCACTAATAAACTTGTTGCACGTTACGACATAACAGTGAAgcaattttatctaaattaaaagaagatgCTTTTTACATAAGATAGGggcaaggaaaataaacaagaaatcTTGTATGAAAAGAGCGATTAGCCATTAATTATATAACCTTCAGCTCTAGAGTGCTTAACAGGGCGTTTATTGCACAGCACGAAATCGAAAATAACCTAGGCGATTCGCTGCACTGGCTTTGTTACCCAATGCGTGCATCTCATGCACTCTGCCATAATGGAATATCACATTGCGAGGAAAGGCGTTTCCTGTTGTTTTATGCTTGATGCTCATCCGCTACCCGCATCGCAACAAATCCGAAATTGTTTGTACTATTGATGCATATAAACAAGAATTTTAGGTAGCGAAGGTATACCATCCATTTAATCCataacatttcaaataatgaaaacaaatacaaaattttgttgaataaacaaattatttttaaaaatacgaaggaaaaggtaaaatataataaaattgtgcgTATTATGCTTTTcagagcattttatttttattcactaCTGAAGTGCAATTTGATTGCTTTCCCACAAAATAGACGTAATTTAAGAGTTAAAGTtgtagttgtattattttttgactGACCTGCATTTGGGCGAGGCGCGAGACTGGCGGGTGTGTCGGCGGCGAGGGTTCCATGAGGACGGTGAAGGGAGGCGGATGATGCATAAGTGAGGCCATCGCTGCTGCCTGAAAACAAGccgcattaaaaaatgagccAGACGTCATGCAAATCCGGCTAATTTGGCCCGCACACATGGTGTACAATTACAAAGAGAGGATGCGCAACAGGCCGCCCAGCCCTCCAAGTGTAGGAAAAATAAGATCGCTCGAATTCCATTACGATGAAACACCGGCAGCGTCGGTGAATTCATGGTTGCATTTTGCGCTGAACTGCTCGCGGTAATTTGTTTACGAAAGGGCGTGGCGCCAAATATCTGATGGATCGTGAAAAATCGCCGCTTTTAGTAGCTCACAGGCGACAAATACGGTGGTTAATTGGTGCCGGCATGATTTTCACCAGACCGCTATAGCAGGCGAAGTCGACCACACACAAGTCGActattcaattaattagccAATTTATAGGCGCTGCCACTTCAGACAGTGAATTGATAATTATGCATGCCAAAAAGTCATTATGTCACTGAGTAGCGGAAATAAACCACAGTaatgttgcatttttcacaaagataggtttgatatttttattgtggatatatttcaagtaaattgatttattttcaactctgGGCTATGAATAAGATGCACACTAGAGATTAATAATAACctgtttttcatattattttagaaaattttaatttctaaaatagcTGTCGCACGGTAAAGCAAGAAAAAATGCTGCACAGAAAGAAGATATATCCACTAAaggaattttgtgtttgtgttggATCTTCTGTAAAGCTAACTAGCCGTCTAAAATAAACGCCCTAGATAAGCTAGACATGAAGTTGCGCAGCGCGTTTGttttcaaaacgaaaattgcACACCGTATTATATTTCCTGTACTTATATAATTTGATTCACACTGAACTGCACAGCACAAAATTGTCCATTGGTTATATTCTCAGCTTTGCTGACCGCAGCAGAAAACGAAATAAAGCCGAATCGCCGGCACTGTGGCGCTGATAGCCCGTCTGGTTGAGTTTCCTGAATGATATTAACCTACATcagataaatataaaaagccgCGGCACCAACTAAGAGTGTAGAAACCCCTGTGctgcttttcccttttttcttttttgaaacATCAAAGGCCGTGCTAAATGTTTGTGTCACGTTAATTCCAAATGTAAATTGATTTCTGCTTCCTGTTTTTGAGGTAAAAGGTGACTCCTCAAAAACACTATGTAGTCCAATATGCTGTGTGTTGACCAAATTCTGAAGAACAACGATTATTACGACAATCAGCGGCACGCAAGGTGGGCTGTTTGATTTGCATATGCATCAACACCCTCTTAACATACATTCTGATAAATAATGGCGAACTAAATCGCTGTTTGCCGTTTCGTAcgcaaaaatacaaacacaaTTTTCGACCCGAATATAACGCGCTGTTCTAATATCTGGGTCACTTCTGCGCATTTCCCGATCTCAGAAAGCCGATACGAAATAAACACAGATCGTTCCCTGATAAATCCGATTGAACTTGAACCGATATTTGATACAATTACGTgggaatattattatataggTGCCACCGAGTCGTAAAAAGTCAGGTTTTTGTTTACCTTGAactgcaaaagaaaattgcacACCTAGTTGATTGGCGTGTGTAGGTTTTGTATAAGCTGCAAATAATCGGAACCCGTATCATTTTTTCTAGACTCTAATTTATCAGtcaacctgaaaatttattgggTGCGCCTCATTGTCAGTGTGGTACATGGCAGCAAATACGCGTAAAATGATGTCAGTGTGTAGAAGCGGAGTGACGCATCCTCTAGAGGAAGTAATGTAATTTCGCGGCACTTGCAATGCCTgtcataatttgatttaacacCTCTTTCAAGCACATCCTCTCTGTGTTTAATTGTTTCGGATACCGTAAATGACTTCCATGCCAGTGATGGTTAAAAGAATACCTATAGACGCGACAAATTgtgcagcaaaatatttatatttttaaattttattttaaagtgcagcacttttttcttttgtttaaaatattcaaaaattggtGAAAAGTGTCCAAAGCAATTTCATTATCTACTAATTTGATATGGCattcatttcataaaaaagatAAGCAGTGTCTTCTGAACTGCCAAAAGGATACAGACCAACAAGACATCATCTAGGTCCTAGGTCtgaccaaaatattaaaatttgataacgttaaaattaaattttttcataaagtcactgaaagaattaaattatttcagtgtTGCTgtgaagtgatttaaaaatgcacgaataatatatattatagttCCAGCTTATAAATGGCTTGAAGTAAAATCTTGAATTCATGAATAACGACCAATTTTCTTTAGGATATTTAAAACCAGATTTTCAACGTACCTGTTTGAGTGGGCCCGCAGACAGACAGAACGGCAGACGAGTCGATCTGCTCGTGAGGCGTCTGTGTGATCTTCTTTGCTAGCCGGGATGCGTCTGGCAGTCAGTCACTGTTACTTTTATGCACTGGTGCACACGCGAGAGGGCCGTGTGTGCTTCTGGCGAACAGCACGCCAAGCAAACGCCAGCAATAGTGCAGCGAGCAGGAAGGAGGCCgaggaagaataaaataaacgacGACGACGCGACGCTCGGCAGGCGCACACGTTCAAAGTGTTTTCGCTTGCGCCGCGCCCCGCCTACGCAAGGCGCGATCACACCGCATTTTCATATGAATACAGCGCAGACACTTGCATTACGAATTACCAAAATTGGTTTGTGTGTCAGTCACACTCCCCTATGTAGGCCTTTCATTCCTATCAAATCGATACCTAGTGTTTGCGCGTCAGGCGCCAGCTTGCAGTGTCCtgcgagtttttttattaggaCAAATTGCGATTCAATTCAAATACATCAACACCAACGCAACACAAAACACAATGTTGTGTGTGCtgagtgaatttaatagaGCAATGTCTATTTTCAACCCTTttcacttaattaaattaattttttgacttcATTGCCAATTCTAAGCTAATGTAAATTGTTTGACGtttatataaaacaattaaatttgtgttcctgcttttttcaaatatattttttaggcTGAATATTGTTTTAACAAGCGCTCCTTACCTTCTCTGCTTACGTTTGTTTGTGACACGTTTAGTGCTGAAATATCAATCCCCATCACAAATAAGATAACAGCTTAATattattagaatttaatttgcaaaacacgtCTATTTATTATGGCGGAAAAGTAATAGCTAATATagctaaaatataatataaatcttttaaaatgttatccttttttatttttggaagaataattatgatttattccaataataaaatctttgttttgttttctacGTTGGGCTTCTTTTAGCCCAAACCTCTCGCAGGGGcctatgaaattaaatcatcaaTAAAGCTTCTTCAAACACCATTATCTCCTTACTGGTGCGAAGGCCACGAAATTGAAAggaaggaaaatcaatttctagTCGATTTCAgacctattttattttaattcagccGGAAAGCAGGTCACCCGATTCTTACCATATTAGGAGGTGCGAGTTTTGCGATAAAGCGTGTAAGGAACGCGCGCGAAGAGAGTCATTAGCGATCAGGTTGATTATACTTTGTACATAAGTATTTATTTGCAGTGAAGTGGTCTTTGCGTTCTCCAACTTTTGAACAATAGCTTATTGAGTCGCAAATGACGCAATGGCTTACCTATTGCATGActggaattatttaattacccTTTACTTACCTGCATTTGCTTTTCCACCTAAAGTTTATACAGACTATTCAACAAAGCGAACCAGGTCGCTGTGGTATAATATTGGTGACACCGATTTCCTCTCAGCTTAATAAATTACAACGTCTATTGATCTGTCTACAAGACGCCCCAAAAATCTGTATTCTAGTTTGGCTCATCTTTAAATGACGAgtctatttttaacaattttaaacgtCGATTTagcattacaaattttcaccTCAAAATATAAGTAATTTGCGTAATTTGCTTATATATTGTTAGCAGATAACTTCTCTCTAATAACTATTCAGCATGTTATACGCAGCGCATTTGTCTTGCTATCAATATAAATTGATTCTTGGCAGTTAGTTCAATATAAACGAGTCGacgattaaattattatttgcgcaACAACAGTACCGCAGTGTTGTATTTTCCAATGAATTGATAGTGGTCTAGATCtacattaatatatttataaaatactcAGGACGGTACCGTAAAAGAGACCAAAATAACAATCTAAAAGCAACCATATATATAGCgtcttttaattatatgaTTATATTTAGCGCTGTTATACCTGAAATCCGCGATCGCTGTGTGCAAGAAATGGCTAGTGATGGCTGTGCCGCTGAAAGTGAACTGCCGTGTTGTGGAACTCAAAGACAGACACCGAGGTAGTTTGCCCACGCACCGACGTCCCACATTGAACCACCTTGCAGCAACCCATTTACCGCCCTTTCTTTCCATTGTGACCAGACTAATATGGCAATAATCAAAACGTCAGCTGCAATAACGTGCATTATAGCCAACtgactgaaaatttgtttccaattAATAGGATGAACTGATAACTTTTAATTCCGTCTCATAATTTTAAAGGGGCGGTTAATAGCCCGCGTGAGATTTTATGTGTGAGCCCGTTTTCCCAAGTCAACAAGCTaggtgtaattttaatttatcctaATGTTTAATCTCCATAGTTTTTTATCAGTTCATCTTTTTCGAGATCGGCGACCCCTAAATATATTAAGCAACTCGATcgagtcccaataacatcgcgTACGAGTGACATATGGGCTTGTGAGCCTTATTACAATAAACCCAGTCCAGAAAAAAGACCACCTTCCAAGAGCTATTATCagacttaaatattttaacgttATAGCTCATATCCATCGGGTTATTTTTTTGTCCCGAGTTTACCTTTTCCCGAAAATGATTTCCTGAGTTTGGCCCAGTCCCGGGAAAATGTTCTAGTTATTTTCGGGAAAACCCGATACCTGAACACAACTTCCTGGGAAATCCCGGCTTGCTCGTCAATCCATGCAAAAATGTCgccaaatttttgatttggtgtcaaattttaattttaaaattatcatctttttcttcttccctGGTgcatttgatcaaattttattatcaaagcAGATTTAGGCGCATTTTGATATTTGGAGTACGATTGGACATTAGACGGGATTTTTGACGttgaaattttgcataattagAAGTGTTTTCACCCAtccttcttttaaatttaattcgtgtTATTTGAAGGTACTTtgctaattttatataatgatgttttaatgaaaatgcttCATCCtcttagaataatttatttgttatttgtttcttTGGAATGAATAACCACGTCTTATTGgtacattattattattgcacctaaaatacttttatattttcttggagAAAATTCTTTCTGCGATTGGTAATGAAGCttgaaaaaggcaaatttcACTACACACCCCTGCAGTTTATTGTGATGTGAAAAATTTAGACCTTAACTTTTGTGGCAGAaggtgatttaaaataatttaaaaccacaaACACTACTTATATCActatcaagttaaaaataaagagactCACGAGACTTGTTACACTTAATAAAAGAATTCTTCTACCAGTTCCAAAATTTACGTAAAACGCAATGTCACATTGAATGAGTAACTTCAAAAGGCCTTGGTATTATGACAATTAAGAAAGCAGtttatattgattaaaaaaatagaatttgcTTATATAGCTGTCTCTAAAAGCTCCTGTGCTAAAGCACAGATTGTCAGACAAATTATGTTTACATTTGGATTACACCCACAATTTCTCTATGGGCTTATCTGTGACTTCATTTACAGTTTTGACCGCTTCTTCCAGCAATATCTGGTGAAGATCATCCACGGTTTTATCAGCATTGATTTCCTacagcaaaataattgtattaagATTCCATGAAGTGcattgcaataaaatgaattaccTTAAATGTTTGGTCTTTCAGTGCTTGGTAGTTTTCCCACACTTTGCTCAAGAAAGCGTGGTTCTCATATCTTTCTTCCCCAAACCCTGGTCTTTGGTTCAAGCTGTCGCGGCCCATGTGGAGTAAAAAGACAACGTCTGGCTTCGGCAAACCAACGTCAGCTTGTCGGCACCAGTCTAAACTCATTCCCTAGATGAGAAATATGTTATCTTACATTTAggttatttgtatttatagcTATTAATATTACATCTTTGGCAGCAGAGTAAGCTACTCCCGAGAAGGCGTATCTGTCTACAATGAGCGTGGTACCATAGTTCAGCAATTTTCGCATCCTCGACCtgagaaatcatcaaaatgaATTAGTTCAATTAGAAATTCCTGGAGGTGTGTTGGTTTCATACTCGAGTTCCCATCGATTTCCAGAAAAGAGCAGGTGAACGGCTTTGTCATTTACATCTTCCTTGTTGGCAAGATAGTCGTTTAACACGCTGCCGATTCTTGTGCTCCTCTCTAGAAAATGATacaaacattattaattaccCTCACAACTGATATCAAGACAATAtggcaataataaaaacctgGAAAAGGTAAGTGCTGGGCTGGGATGTTGAGTTCAGTCAATGCTTTGACCAGCAATTTGCTTTGCGTCGTTTTGCCAACGCGATCGCATCCTTCAAACACGATTAGAGCACCTCTTTTGATCGAATTCACTTGCATTTTAgagcaaattttatgaaattcgaAAGATATCTAACAAAATTGGATCAGGTGACGTCAGGTCGAAGCAGATTCAATACGACTTTGCTGCTGTTTTTAAGCCACGACGATTTGACTGCAATTAATGTGCCTTTGCCTTTGACGACTTGCTGTTGCCGCGCGATGAAAATCATCAGCTGACTGGTGACTGCGGCAAGGGGCTGGGCTAGTGAAAGTGGGCTGGACCAGGCTGGACTGCgtcttgctttaaaataacatCTCTGGTCCCCTGCCATCTGCCTTGCTATCAGAGTATCAGAGTCACAGAGTCAGCGTCAGCGTGGCCGGACTGCTTGACAGGTGCCTATAATAATTGCCCTTCTTGACatcatattttgcaaatttaaaacacttaaCATAGCTGTGTTAGTCTTTCGTTTAAAGGTATAATGTCAATCGTTTAGATTGTGAAGGGAAGGTCTGAAAGCACAACATTGTCAAGGTTGGTATGAATGGAAAGCGCCACAGGTTGCTTCTGTTGGTGAAGTACCAGTTTTTGGTATACATACCATACATAACActtcttttaataataataaatacatattttcccCCGTCAAACTAGCAAGCGAAGAGATGCGACgctaagaaaaataattaatttaaagattctGGGTCACTTATTTATGCCTATATTATGCGAgagttagatttttttcttttggaattATCCTAGGCCTAAATTATCTAATCGGTTTTGGCTGTATGTACATAACTGACATCAAAGAATATtgtaatataatatgtatttttgttatttataagaataattattattacacaaCTTTGCAAGGTATCTACATATTGAGGCTTTTGTTCTAATGAAAGCTTTGTACATTTTCGCCAAGTATAAAAATCAAGAAGTACATATACAATATATCATACAATACAACATATTAAAGTACTCTCCCAAGTTAGCTTGTGATAAAAGTATTATATAAAGTCTTTCGttattttttggctttttgaATTCAGATATTAATGAGAAGCGGGAAAATTTTAGCTGTTCAATTAAGAGTTAATTTAACGTTGAGCGTTAAAAGGGATATATTATTGAGAGATGAAATACTTTGAATGTTcttgataaatataaatatgtacataaatgGTTGCCATTGGCAATTAtcttattttgcttttatttctttgacgTGTCATTAATACATAAATAACTGTTGCAATCTTCTGAGCCGTaacagataaaaatcaatcacaCTTTAGTTTTTGCCAATAGCTGATAACTTTCGTCGTGCTTTTGCAAACGAGCTAATTTTCCCGAAAGTTTGTGTCCATGTCTGGCAGCTTTATGGGCCGTTCGACCTCCGCAGGCTGCAAAAAGCTGTTCATCTGTTAGGGGAGTTTTCAGTACGTCATCTTTGCTTTCTTCGACAGGATTATTAATCCTCTTATCTGTTGACTCGACTTCTTTGTTGTCTTCCAAGACTGCAGATTTCACAAAATTGCCATACACCTTTTTCGTTGACTTCACAGGCTCCacctttttctcctttttcttcttcttctttatTGTCTTTACCTGTGGATTGGAGGgatgtaattttttgtttggctTCATAAATTAGTGTACTGACCACAACTGTATCCTCCTTAACACtgattttaacctttttagcTGCTTCATCGAAGGCCTGGTTCCACCACGTATTTGTAAACTCTTTTCCCGGGTCTGCTCCCAAACCCATCCGATCGCGTTTCAGCGACGGCTTTATAGCTTGCGAAATTCCAGTCTTCTGCGCGCCTAAACCTTCACCTTCCTTCCAgccatatttttccaattgtgCTCTCGCAAAGTCCATCTTCGCTTGTCTgttacaagaaaataaattaataaatgaaactcCGTTAACAGATTAGAAGTCGTGCAGCGAACCTGCTCTTAATTTTGGAGGCCGCATGTGGTGTGTGGGTGTGTTTGTTGATTTGACGAGATATGTACAATGTTGCCAACAAAACTCTCCGTTAGATTAAATTA
This window encodes:
- the LOC135941448 gene encoding thymidylate kinase — its product is MQVNSIKRGALIVFEGCDRVGKTTQSKLLVKALTELNIPAQHLPFPERSTRIGSVLNDYLANKEDVNDKAVHLLFSGNRWELESRMRKLLNYGTTLIVDRYAFSGVAYSAAKDGMSLDWCRQADVGLPKPDVVFLLHMGRDSLNQRPGFGEERYENHAFLSKVWENYQALKDQTFKEINADKTVDDLHQILLEEAVKTVNEVTDKPIEKLWV
- the LOC135941449 gene encoding G patch domain-containing protein 4 translates to MDFARAQLEKYGWKEGEGLGAQKTGISQAIKPSLKRDRMGLGADPGKEFTNTWWNQAFDEAAKKVKISVKEDTVVVKTIKKKKKKEKKVEPVKSTKKVYGNFVKSAVLEDNKEVESTDKRINNPVEESKDDVLKTPLTDEQLFAACGGRTAHKAARHGHKLSGKLARLQKHDESYQLLAKTKV